The stretch of DNA GTGGTGCGGGTGGGCATCTTCAGCCCGTCGAAATCCCGGTAGTCCGACATCACCGACTGGATCTCCATCTCGCCCATCTGCGACGTCTGCTTCATGGTGGCCGCCACCGCCAGGCCGGTCTCCTTGTCGAAGCAGTAGTCCGCCTGCAGCCCCTGCAGCTTCCCCTGCGTGCTGCTCATGCGCACGTTCCAGCACGGCCGCCCGGCCACGGTGCGCTCGCCCACGGTCTCCATGCGGTCGTACACCTTCGCGAAGTCGTAGCTGTCGAACTCCGCCTGGCGCAGCAGGTCGGCCACCTCGCGGGCGTCCTCCAGGATGCGCGGGCCCTGCATCGGGTTGGTGGACCACGCCGTCGTCCCGTCGAAGCCGAGCGAAGCGTTCCCCATCCCCGGCATCTCCGTCCTCACCAGCAGCTTGTTGGGGCGGGCCTGGTACACGTGCATGGTCATGGTCATCCCCATGGCCGGCATCGACATCTCGGTGACCATGTGCCGGCTCTGGAAGCGCCCCGCCGCCGCCTTCGCGCCGGTGGCCTCCAGGTAGCGGTCGACCACCTGCCGCGCCGGCGGGAGCTGCTGGGCGCGCGCCCCGGCCGCCGCCACCGTCGCCGTCACGGCCGCCAGCGCCAGCGCGCGGCCGAAAGTGCTGCGAGCGAACATCGTCTTCTCCTCAGGGTCGTAGTGGCGCGCCCCGGCTCGCGGGCCGCGCGTGTACCGGCCGGATTCCTCCGCCGGGTTCGTTCACCGCGGCGCGCGGCCGCGGGCCCTCTCTTCGCGGATCCAGCGCACCGCCGCGTCCAGCGCCGGGTCGCCCCCGGCCAGGAGCGCCTCGCGCGTGGGCGGCGCCGCCACGTCGGGCGCCACCCCCGCCCCTTCGAAGCGCTCGCCCCCGGGGCCGGTGAAGTCGGCCACCGCGTGCTGCAGCACGTCGCCGTTGGGGAGGCGCCGCGCGTACGAGGGGAGCGCCTGCCCCGCCGTCGTCTCGCCGAAGACGCGGGCGCGCCCCAGCCTGCGCAGCCCGCCCGCGAAGA from Longimicrobium sp. encodes:
- a CDS encoding DUF4412 domain-containing protein — encoded protein: MFARSTFGRALALAAVTATVAAAGARAQQLPPARQVVDRYLEATGAKAAAGRFQSRHMVTEMSMPAMGMTMTMHVYQARPNKLLVRTEMPGMGNASLGFDGTTAWSTNPMQGPRILEDAREVADLLRQAEFDSYDFAKVYDRMETVGERTVAGRPCWNVRMSSTQGKLQGLQADYCFDKETGLAVAATMKQTSQMGEMEIQSVMSDYRDFDGLKMPTRTTSTMMGQEMVHTVKSVTHEPLDASLFTLPPEVQALKGQRQD